In a single window of the Pseudorca crassidens isolate mPseCra1 chromosome 9, mPseCra1.hap1, whole genome shotgun sequence genome:
- the MMP1 gene encoding interstitial collagenase produces MPRLPLLLLLLLWGVGSHSFPAATSETQEQDVETVQKYLENYYNLKSDAKQVERQRNNDPVVEKLKQMQKFFGLKVTGKPDAETLNVMKQPRCGVPDMAQFVLTQGSPRWEDTHLTYRIENYTPDLSRAAVDHAIEKAFQLWSSVSPLSFTKVSEGQADIMISFVRGDHRDNSPFDGPGGNLAHAFQPGPHIGGDIHFDEDERWTNNFRDYNLYRVAAHELGHSLGLAHSTDIGALMYPNYIFSGDVQLSQDDISGIQAIYGPSQNPTQPIGPQTPQVCDSKLTFDAITTIRGELMFFKDRFYMRTNPFYPEAELNFISVFWPHLPNGLQAAYEVADRDEVRFFKGNKYWAVKGQDVLYGYPKYIYRSFGFPRTVKNIDAAVSDEDTGKTYFFVANKCWRYDEYKQSMDAGYPKMIAEDFPGIGSKVDAVFQKDGFFYFFHGTRQYKFDTKTKRILTLQKANSWFNCRKN; encoded by the exons ATGCCCAGACtgcctttgctgctgctgctgcttctctgggGCGTGGGGTCTCACAGCTTCCCAGCAGCGACTTCAGAAACACAAGAGCAAGATGTGGAGACAGTGCAG AAATACCTGGAAAACTACTACAACCTGAAGAGTGATGCGAAGCAAGttgaaagacagagaaacaatgaCCCAGTAGTTGAAAAACTAAAGCAAATGCAAAAGTTCTTTGGGCTGAAGGTGACGGGGAAACCAGATGCTGAAACCCTGAATGTGATGAAGCAGCCCAGATGTGGGGTGCCTGACATGGCTCAGTTTGTTCTTACTCAGGGGAGCCCGCGGTGGGAGGACACACACCTGACCTACAG gATTGAAAACTACACACCAGATCTGTCAAGAGCAGCTGTGGACCATGCCATTGAGAAAGCCTTTCAACTCTGGAGCAGTGTGTCACCCTTGAGCTTCACCAAGGTCTCTGAGGGTCAAGCAGACATAATGATATCCTTTGTCAGGGGAG ATCATCGTGACAATTCTCCCTTTGATGGACCGGGTGGAAACCTCGCTCATGCTTTTCAACCAGGCCCACATATCGGAGGGGATATCCATTTTGATGAAGATGAAAGGTGGACCAACAATTTCAGAG ATTATAACTTGTATCGTGTGGCAGCTCATGAATTGGGCCATTCCCTTGGACTTGCTCATTCTACTGACATTGGGGCTTTGATGTACCCCAACTACATCTTCAGTGGTGATGTTCAGCTATCTCAGGATGACATCAGTGGGATCCAGGCCATCTATG GACCTTCCCAAAATCCCACTCAGCCAATTGGCCCGCAAACCCCACAAGTGTGTGATAGTAAGCTAACTTTTGATGCTATAACTACAATCCGGGGAGAATTGATGTTCTTTAAAGACAG GTTCTACATGCGCACAAATCCCTTCTACCCAGAAGCtgagctcaatttcatttctgttttctggcCCCATCTGCCAAATGGACTTCAGGCTGCTTATGAGGTTGCCGATAGAGATGAAGTTCGGTTTTTCAAAG GTAATAAGTACTGGGCTGTCAAGGGGCAAGATGTGTTATACGGATACCCCAAGTACATCTACAGATCCTTTGGTTTCCCTAGGACTGTGAAGAACATCGACGCTGCTGTTTCTGATGAAGATACTGGGAAAACGTACTTCTTTGTTGCTAACAAATGCTGGAG GTATGATGAATATAAACAATCCATGGATGCAGGTTATCCCAAAATGATAGCAGAAGATTTTCCTGGAATTGGCAGCAAAGTTGATGCTGTTTTCCAGAAAGACG gatttttctatttcttccatggAACAAGGCAATACAAATTTGATaccaaaactaagagaattttgaCTCTCCAAAAAGCTAATAGCTGGTTCAACTGCAGAAAAAATTGA